One segment of Aquimarina sp. BL5 DNA contains the following:
- a CDS encoding class I lanthipeptide, producing the protein MKNEKINTITLKKLTIARITMTEMNQVKGGSSSPTTDEFYDTHIQCNDSDTF; encoded by the coding sequence ATGAAAAACGAAAAAATAAATACAATTACACTGAAAAAGCTTACCATAGCTAGAATTACAATGACAGAAATGAATCAAGTTAAAGGTGGTAGTAGTTCTCCTACTACAGATGAGTTTTATGATACCCATATTCAATGTAATGACAGTGATACTTTTTAA
- a CDS encoding helix-turn-helix domain-containing protein — translation MRAHFSIIVMAFFKTQILFLFLLLFIIIPIFTKAQDTKFIIPDSLKTKTPEALVDLITSSDADHIEVYEEVLESFHKNDTVIGKIYIELGQFFYMKEDFKRSVTYANKLLNKKQIITNDKLIFSAYRIIGSSFLRQGKYQKSYDYYYKALQIANQQENLRNIIIANSGRILVLQKMNKLDKALEISKEMLQAINKTSFKNGKNHVAIFTNINEVFLGKEEYDSVLYYADKGINMSKSLNYKEGLVDLYIKKGIVYYYKKEFDQAFDNLKSAKDLLDLYKIGNKFFPTVKVNYYMAACYYEQRNYDKAISYLYNTMDFIEEKDRSRLPVIQSHLLLANCYFKKKDYKQAHYWENIYVKLNKNYQEEKDKTVNTIYEKEIEKHEKEITQLKNKENISKYLLIGSITMSLILLFIGFTYYKKQQSNKLVFSELVEKIKHLEGEKSKKTSKDSSATIVIDDKKVTAVLKGLEKLEDEEYFLKSECGLGLMAKKVKTNTTYLTKIIHAHKGKNFNEYITDLRIEYALKRLKNDKKFRAFSVKSIAAEVGYKSDDAFAKRFRAKTGLNPSYYIKNIEKLQQDNNIAESV, via the coding sequence TTGAGAGCACACTTCTCAATTATTGTAATGGCTTTTTTTAAAACACAAATACTTTTCCTTTTCTTATTACTATTTATTATAATACCCATTTTTACGAAAGCGCAGGATACCAAATTCATCATTCCTGATAGTCTAAAAACTAAAACTCCAGAAGCGTTGGTAGACTTGATTACCTCTTCTGATGCTGATCATATAGAAGTCTATGAAGAAGTATTAGAGAGTTTTCATAAAAATGATACGGTTATTGGGAAGATATATATCGAATTAGGACAGTTTTTTTACATGAAAGAAGATTTTAAAAGAAGTGTTACATACGCGAATAAACTTCTTAATAAGAAACAGATAATTACGAATGATAAACTAATATTTTCAGCATACAGGATAATAGGGTCAAGTTTTTTACGTCAAGGAAAATATCAGAAATCGTATGATTACTATTATAAAGCACTACAAATCGCAAACCAACAAGAGAATCTTAGAAACATAATTATCGCAAATTCTGGACGAATATTAGTATTGCAAAAAATGAACAAATTGGACAAAGCTTTAGAAATTTCTAAAGAAATGTTACAAGCTATTAATAAAACTTCTTTTAAAAATGGAAAGAATCATGTAGCCATATTTACTAATATCAACGAAGTGTTCTTAGGTAAAGAAGAGTACGACTCTGTATTATACTATGCGGATAAAGGTATTAACATGAGTAAATCGTTGAACTATAAAGAAGGCCTCGTGGATTTGTATATTAAAAAAGGGATTGTCTATTATTATAAAAAAGAGTTTGATCAGGCTTTTGATAATTTAAAGAGTGCAAAAGATCTTTTAGATCTTTACAAGATAGGGAACAAGTTTTTCCCGACGGTAAAGGTTAACTACTATATGGCAGCTTGCTATTATGAACAACGAAACTATGATAAGGCAATTTCTTATTTATACAATACCATGGATTTTATTGAGGAAAAAGATAGAAGTAGGCTACCTGTAATCCAATCACACCTGTTATTAGCCAATTGTTATTTTAAGAAGAAAGATTACAAACAAGCACATTATTGGGAAAATATCTATGTAAAATTGAATAAGAACTATCAGGAAGAAAAGGATAAAACAGTAAACACAATTTATGAAAAAGAGATTGAAAAACACGAGAAAGAAATAACACAGTTAAAAAACAAAGAAAACATCTCAAAGTATCTGTTGATTGGTTCTATTACAATGTCTCTGATATTATTGTTTATAGGGTTTACATATTATAAAAAGCAACAATCAAACAAACTGGTGTTTTCAGAATTAGTTGAAAAAATCAAACATTTAGAGGGAGAAAAGAGTAAAAAAACCTCCAAAGATAGTAGTGCAACCATTGTAATTGATGATAAAAAAGTTACAGCAGTACTAAAAGGATTGGAAAAGCTGGAAGATGAGGAGTATTTTTTAAAATCTGAATGTGGTTTAGGGTTAATGGCTAAAAAAGTAAAGACCAATACCACTTATCTTACCAAGATTATTCATGCACATAAAGGTAAGAATTTTAATGAGTATATCACGGATTTAAGAATTGAGTATGCATTAAAACGATTAAAAAATGATAAAAAATTCAGAGCCTTTTCTGTTAAATCAATTGCTGCAGAAGTAGGCTATAAAAGTGATGATGCTTTTGCGAAACGTTTTAGAGCAAAAACAGGTTTAAATCCATCCTATTATATTAAGAATATAGAAAAGCTGCAACAAGATAATAACATTGCGGAAAGTGTATAA
- a CDS encoding helix-turn-helix domain-containing protein: MISFVKRCIPKYVLLYVFASVFSITKTYGQEQSTIIPDSLRYKTAEELVELIKKIYPEETGIYEKTLLDKRYSDVAIAEKYYSIGRFFYDKEAYAKSLKFLDQTIVITKTKKELQRLGKAYSLKGHVYLREGQDQQALDAYYAAIDIAITTGDIDREMITKSGLIIVLTRMNQLDKAHEISEHMIQNIHRTSFVNSKNHVRIYTTINDVYIAREMYDKVLYYADKGIEISKSIDFKVGLLDLYIKKGMVFYHQKDYTKSLDYLIKSEKILSTENIENKFFPRVNINYFMASCYYQQQKYNQAITYAHKSIDVLKESDKNKEPVIQLHLLVANCYRAKKEYEQALFWNDEYVRLNKYYQINKDKTVHKIYKKETRQLESQIDILQSEMIADSRTKYITNGILITICLLLVSMTGVYFRKQQKSKNKFVQLVEKIDQLEAKKMIKSSKVSTKELSIDDQKVSTILQKLEKLEAQEYFLKSDCNLRGMAKKVKSNATYLSKIISTYKMKNFNEYINDLRIEYVLKRLKEDKKFRSFSIKSIAMEIGYKSDNSFTKHFRAKTGINPSYYIKKLEKLATEYT, translated from the coding sequence ATGATTTCTTTTGTTAAAAGATGCATACCTAAATATGTACTTCTTTATGTATTTGCATCCGTTTTTTCAATAACAAAAACATACGGGCAAGAACAATCAACAATAATTCCCGATAGTTTACGATACAAAACCGCCGAAGAACTAGTAGAATTAATAAAAAAAATATACCCGGAAGAAACTGGTATATATGAAAAAACACTATTAGATAAGCGATATTCAGATGTTGCTATAGCAGAAAAATATTATAGTATTGGACGATTTTTCTATGATAAAGAAGCATACGCAAAAAGTTTAAAGTTTTTGGATCAAACCATAGTAATAACTAAAACTAAAAAAGAATTACAACGGTTAGGCAAAGCGTATAGTTTAAAAGGGCATGTGTATTTGCGAGAAGGTCAAGATCAACAAGCATTGGATGCATATTATGCAGCAATAGATATTGCGATTACAACAGGTGATATTGATCGTGAAATGATAACCAAATCTGGTCTTATCATAGTGCTTACCCGAATGAATCAGCTAGACAAAGCACATGAAATATCAGAGCATATGATACAGAATATCCATCGTACTTCGTTTGTAAATAGTAAAAATCATGTTCGTATATATACAACGATTAATGATGTATACATAGCGAGAGAGATGTATGATAAAGTATTGTATTACGCTGATAAGGGAATTGAGATTAGTAAATCTATCGATTTTAAAGTAGGACTTCTTGATTTATATATAAAAAAGGGAATGGTTTTTTATCATCAAAAAGATTATACTAAATCGCTAGATTATCTAATCAAGTCCGAGAAGATTTTATCGACAGAAAATATAGAAAACAAGTTTTTTCCAAGAGTTAATATCAACTATTTTATGGCTAGTTGTTATTATCAACAACAAAAATATAACCAAGCAATTACCTATGCGCATAAAAGTATTGATGTCTTAAAAGAGAGTGATAAAAACAAAGAACCTGTTATTCAATTGCATCTATTGGTAGCCAATTGTTATAGAGCAAAAAAAGAGTATGAACAAGCGCTATTCTGGAATGACGAATATGTAAGACTTAACAAGTACTATCAAATAAATAAAGATAAAACAGTACATAAAATTTACAAGAAAGAAACTCGACAACTAGAGTCGCAAATAGACATTTTGCAAAGTGAAATGATAGCAGATAGTAGAACTAAATATATAACCAATGGTATTTTGATTACTATTTGTTTATTACTTGTAAGTATGACAGGCGTGTATTTTAGAAAGCAACAAAAGAGTAAAAATAAATTTGTTCAGTTAGTTGAAAAAATAGATCAGTTAGAAGCTAAAAAAATGATAAAAAGTAGCAAGGTGTCTACAAAGGAATTAAGTATTGATGATCAAAAAGTTAGTACGATACTCCAGAAATTGGAAAAATTGGAGGCGCAAGAATATTTCTTAAAATCAGACTGTAACCTAAGAGGAATGGCAAAAAAGGTAAAAAGTAATGCAACCTATTTATCTAAGATTATTAGTACATATAAAATGAAAAACTTTAATGAGTATATCAATGACTTAAGAATAGAGTATGTACTTAAGCGATTAAAGGAAGATAAAAAGTTTAGATCTTTCTCTATTAAATCGATTGCTATGGAGATTGGTTATAAGAGTGACAATTCATTTACGAAACATTTTAGAGCCAAAACTGGAATCAATCCATCCTATTATATCAAGAAATTAGAAAAACTAGCAACCGAGTATACCTAA
- a CDS encoding thiol-disulfide oxidoreductase DCC family protein, whose protein sequence is METSLNKSIIIFDGECNLCNGVVGWLMQFAPEDLFHFIPFQSPQGQKLLKEHGYPTQRLDTVILIDENGSHTHSDGFLRIVSKIPKWKRVAALLAFVPRMLRDGIYRLASRNRVKWFGQSQSCTINFK, encoded by the coding sequence ATGGAAACTTCTTTAAACAAAAGTATTATTATATTCGATGGTGAGTGTAATCTATGTAATGGTGTTGTAGGTTGGTTAATGCAGTTTGCTCCAGAAGATCTTTTTCATTTTATTCCTTTTCAATCTCCTCAAGGTCAGAAACTACTAAAAGAACATGGATATCCTACGCAGCGATTAGATACTGTAATTCTTATTGATGAAAATGGATCACATACCCATTCGGATGGTTTCTTAAGGATAGTATCTAAAATTCCAAAATGGAAACGTGTAGCAGCTTTGTTAGCATTTGTTCCGAGAATGCTTCGGGATGGGATCTATAGATTAGCCTCGCGTAATCGAGTGAAATGGTTTGGTCAATCACAGAGTTGCACTATTAATTTTAAATAA